A genomic stretch from Salvelinus namaycush isolate Seneca chromosome 25, SaNama_1.0, whole genome shotgun sequence includes:
- the LOC120020323 gene encoding myosin-7 isoform X1 yields the protein MGDAHMAEFGPAAPYLRKSDRERLEAQTRPFDMKKECFVPDTEVEFVKASITSRDGDKVTADTANGKTVTVKDCDVHPQNPPKFDKIEDMAMFTFLHEPAVLFNLKERYAAWMIYTYSGLFCVTVNPYKWLPVYNQEVVSAYRGKKRSEAPPHIFSISDNAYQYMLTDRENQSILITGESGAGKTVNTKRVIQYYASIAAVGGKKDTASEKKHCYEYFQGTLEDQIIQANPALEAFGNAKTIRNDNSSRFGKFIRIHFAASGKLASADIETYLLEKSRVTFQLKAERDYHIFYQILSQRKPELLEMMLITNNPYDYQFISQGETTVASIDDGDELCATDEAFDVLGFTQEEKNGIYKLTGAIMHYGNMKFKLKQREEQAEADGTEDADKVSYLMGLNSADLIKGLCHPRVKVGNEWVTKGQTVQQVNYSIGALSKSVYEKMFLWMVVRINQSLDTKQPRQYFIGVLDIAGFEIFDYNTFEQLCINFTNEKLQQFFNHHMFVLEQEEYKKEGIEWEFIDFGMDLQACIDLIEKPMGIMSILEEECMFPKASDATFKSKLYDNHLGKSNNFQKPRLMKGKPEAHFSLIHYAGTVDYNIFNWLVKNKDPLNETVVGLFQKSNLKLLTVLFQNYAGTDAADDSKASGKKKKGSSFQTVSALHRENLNKLMTNLRSTHPHFVRCIIPNETKTPGAMENPLVMHQLRCNGVLEGIRICRKGFPNRVLYGDFKQRYRILNPAAIPEGQFIDSKKGAEKLLGSLDIDHTQYRFGHTKVFFKAGLLGQLEEMRDDRLSLIITGIQSRARGLLARAEFQKIVERRDALLVIQWNVRAFMGVKNWPWMKLFFKIKPLLKSAESEKEMANMKEEFLKLKEAYAKSEARRKELEEKMVSLLQEKNDLQLSVQAEQDNLCDAEERCEQLIKHKIQLEAKSKELTERLEDEEEMNAELTAKKRKLEDECSEIKKDIDDLELTLAKVEKEKHATENKVKNLTEEMAALDEIIAKLTKEKKALQEAHQQTLDDLQSEEDKVNTLTKAKAKLEQQVDDLEGSLEQEKKVRMDLERAKRKLEGDLKLTQESLMDLENDKQQLEERLKKKDFEVSQLNSKIEDEQAANIQLQKKLKELQARIEELEEELEAERAARAKVEKQRADLARELEDISERLEEAGGATSVQIEMNKKRENEFLKLRRDLEEATLQHEATAATLRKKQADSVADLGEQIDNLQRVKQKLEKEKSELRLELDDVVSNMEHIVKSKTNLEKACRTLEDQMSEYRAKYEEGMRSINDFSMCKARLQTENGELSRQLEEKDSLVSQLSRGKLSYTQQIEDLKRQLEEETKAKNALAHAVQSARHDGDLLREQYEEEQEAKAELQRGMSKANSEVAQWRTKYETDAIQRTEELEEAKKKLAQRLQDAEEAVEAVNAKCSSLEKTKHRLQNEIEDLMVDVERSNAAAAALDKKQRNFDKVLSEWKQKYEESQCELESSQKEARSLSTELFKLKNSYEESLDQLETMKRENKNLQEEISDLTEQLGEGGKSIHELEKIRKQLEQEKSEIQSALEEAEASLEHEEGKILRAQLEFNQVKADIERKLTEKDEEMEQSKRNLQRAIDTLQSSLEAECRSRTEALRLKKKMEGDLNEMEIQLSQSNRQASEAQKQLKSVHAHLKDAQLQLDDSLRSNDDLKENIAIVERRNNLMQAELEELRSCLEQTERGRKLAEQELLDISERVQLLHSQNTSLLNQKKKLEADTNQLQTEVEEAVQECRNAEEKAKKAITDAAMMAEELKKEQDTSSHLERMKKNMEQTIKDLQHRLDEAEQIAMKGGKKQVQKLENRVRELENEVEGEQKKGADAIKGIRKYERRIKELTYQTDEDRKNMTRLQDLVDKLQLKVKAYKRSAEEAEEQANNHLGKFRKIQHELDEAEERADIAESQVNKLRAKSRDVGSKKGHDEE from the exons ATGGGAGACGCTCATATGGCAGAGTTCGGGCCCGCAGCCCCTTACTTGAGGAAGTCAGACAGGGAGCGTCTGGAGGCCCAGACCCGTCCCTTCGACATGAAGAAGGAATGCTTTGTGCCTGACACCGAAGTGGAATTTGTGAAGGCTTCCATCACCAGCAGAGATGGTGACAAAGTCACCGCTGACACTGCGAATGGGAAG ACTGTGACTGTGAAGGACTGTGATGTCCACCCTCAGAACCCGCCAAAGTTTGATAAAATTGAAGACATGGCGATGTTTACCTTCCTTCATGAGCCAGCTGTGCTGTTCAACCTCAAAGAGCGTTATGCAGCATGGATGATCTAC ACCTACTCCGGGCTGTTCTGTGTCACTGTCAACCCCTACAAGTGGCTGCCAGTATATAACCAGGAGGTGGTCTCAGCCTACAGAGGCAAGAAGAGGAGTGAAGCTCCTCCTCACATCTTCTCTATCTCCGATAACGCCTATCAGTACATGCTGACAG ACAGGGAGAACCAATCCATTCTTATCAC CGGAGAATCTGGTGCTGGGAAGACTGTCAACACCAAGAGAGTCATTCAATACTACgccagtattgcagctgtaggaGGAAAGAAGGACACAGCCTCTGAGAAAAAG CACTGCTATGAATACTTCCAGGGGACTTTGGAAGATCAAATCATCCAGGCTAACCCAGCTCTGGAGGCCTTTGGTAATGCCAAGACCATTAGAAATGACAACTCCTCAAGATTC GGAAAATTCATCCGAATTCATTTTGCTGCTAGTGGAAAGCTAGCCTCCGCAGACATTGAGACCT ATCTGTTAGAGAAGTCCCGTGTGACTTTCCAGCTCAAGGCTGAGAGAGACTATCACATTTTCTACCAGATTCTTTCCCAAAGGAAACCAGAGTTGCTTG AGATGATGCTCATCACCAACAACCCCTATGACTACCAATTCATCTCCCAAGGAGAGACAACTGTAGCCTCCATCGATGATGGTGATGAGTTGTGTGCCACTGAT GAAGCTTTTGATGTCCTGGGCTTCACTCAGGAGGAGAAGAATGGCATTTACAAGCTGACTGGTGCTATCATGCACTATGGCAACATGAAGTTCAAGCTGAAACAGCGCGAGGAGCAGGCAGAGGCTGATGGCACTGAGG ATGCTGACAAAGTGTCATATCTGATGGGCCTGAACTCTGCTGACCTCATCAAGGGTCTCTGTCACCCAAGGGTCAAAGTAGGGAACGAGTGGGTCACCAAGGGGCAAACTGTCCAACAG GTGAACTATTCCATTGGTGCACTGTCAAAGTCAGTGTATGAAAAGATGTTCCTCTGGATGGTGGTGAGAATCAACCAATCCTTGGACACCAAGCAGCCTCGCCAGTACTTCATTGGTGTATTGGACATCGCTGGGTTTGAGATCTTTGAT TACAACACCTTTGAACAGCTCTGCATCAACTTCACCAATGAAAAGCTGCAACAGTTTTTCAACCACCACATGTTTGTGCTGGAGCAAGAGGAGTACAAGAAAGAGGGAATTGAATGGGAGTTCATCGACTTTGGCATGGACTTGCAGGCTTGCATTGACCTTATTGAAAAG CCAATGGGTATCATGTCCATCCTTGAAGAGGAGTGCATGTTCCCCAAGGCCAGCGATGCTACCTTTAAATCCAAACTTTACGACAACCATCTAGGAAAATCCAACAACTTCCAGAAGCCCAGGCTTATGAAAGGGAAACCAGAGGCTCATTTCTCCCTGATTCACTATGCTGGTACTGTGGACTACAATATTTTCAACTGGCTGGTGAAGAACAAGGATCCACTGAATGAGACTGTGGTCGGACTGTTCCAGAAGTCTAACCTCAAATTGTTGACCGTGCTCTTCCAGAATTATGCTGGAACAGATGCTG CTGATGATAGTAAGGCTAGTGGAAAGAAGAAGAAGGGATCATCCTTTCAGACTGTGTCTGCCTTGCACAGG GAAAACCTGAACAAGCTGATGACCAACTTGAGGTCTACTCACCCTCACTTTGTGCGCTGTATCATCCCCAATGAGACCAAGACTCCTGGGGCCATGGAGAATCCTCTGGTCATGCACCAGCTGCGCTGTAACGGTGTGCTGGAAGGCATCAGGATCTGCAGAAAAGGCTTTCCCAATAGGGTCCTGTATGGAGACTTCAAGCAGAG ATACCGTATCCTGAATCCTGCTGCCATCCCTGAAGGACAGTTTATTGACAGCAAGAAAGGAGCTGAGAAATTACTTGGGTCTTTGGATATTGATCACACTCAATACAGATTTGGACACACTAAG GTGTTCTTCAAGGCTGGTCTACTTGGTCAgctggaggagatgagagatgaCCGTTTGTCCCTCATTATCACTGGAATCCAGTCCAGAGCACGCGGTCTGCTGGCTAGAGCTGAATTCCAGAAGATTGTTGAACGAAG AGATGCATTACTTGTGATCCAATGGAACGTACGTGCCTTCATGGGGGTCAAGAATTGGCCCTGGATGAAGCTATTCTTTAAGATCAAGCCTCTGCTGAAATCTGCTGAGTCTGAGAAGGAGATGGCCAACATGAAGGAGGAGTTCTTGAAGCTAAAAGAGGCTTATGCAAAGTCTGAGGCTCGCAGGAAGGAACTAGAGGAGAAAATGGTCTCTCTTCTCCAAGAGAAAAATGATTTACAGCTTTCAGTTCAGGCG GAGCAAGATAATCTTTGCGATGCTGAGGAAAGATGTGAACAACTGATCAAACACAAGATTCAGTTGGAAGCTAAATCCAAAGAGCTGACTGAGAGactggaggatgaagaggagatgAATGCAGAACTGACTGCTAAGAAGAGGAAACTGGAAGACGAGTGCTCTGAGATAAAGAAGGACATTGATGACCTGGAGCTCACTCTGGCTAAAGTGGAGAAGGAGAAGCATGCCACTGAGAACAAG GTGAAGAACCTGACTGAGGAAATGGCAGCTCTAGATGAAATCATTGCCAAGCTGACCAAGGAGAAGAAAGCTCTCCAGGAGGCTCATCAGCAAACGCTGGATGACCTGCAGAGTGAGGAGGACAAAGTCAACACTCTAACAAAGGCAAAGGCTAAGCTGGAGCAACAAGTTGATGAT CTTGAGGGTTCTCTGGAGCAAGAGAAGAAGGTCCGTATGGATCTTGAAAGAGCCAAGAGGAAGCTCGAGGGAGACTTGAAGTTGACCCAGGAAAGTCTAATGGACCTGGAGAATGATAAACAGCAACTAGAGGAGCGTCTTAAGAA GAAAGACTTTGAGGTCAGCCAGCTGAACAGTAAAATAGAAGATGAGCAAGCAGCTAACATTCAGCTGCAGAAGAAACTGAAGGAGCTTCAG GCTCGAATTGAGGAGCTGGAGGAAGAGCTTGAGGCAGAAAGAGCTGCCCGAGCCAAGGTGGAGAAGCAAAGAGCAGACTTGGCCAGAGAGCTGGAGGACATCAGTGAGAGACTGGAGGAGGCTGGTGGAGCCACATCTGTCCAGATTGAGATGAACAAGAAGAGGGAGAATGAGTTCCTGAAGCTCCGCAGAGACCTTGAAGAGGCAACTCTGCAGCACGAGGCTACAGCTGCCACACTCAGGAAAAAACAAGCTGACAGTGTCGCTGACCTTGGGGAACAAATAGACAACCTGCAGAGAGTGAAGCAGAaactggagaaggagaagagcgAGCTCAGGCTTGAACTTGATGATGTTGTCTCCAACATGGAACATATTGTGAAGTCCAAG ACCAATTTAGAGAAGGCATGCAGGACCTTGGAAGATCAGATGAGTGAATATCGGGCAAAGTATGAGGAGGGCATGCGCAGTATCAATGACTTCAGCATGTGTAAAGCTAGGCTGCAGACAGAGAATG GGGAGCTTTCCAGGCAGCTTGAGGAGAAGGACTCCCTTGTATCTCAGCTAAGTAGAGGGAAGCTGTCCTACACTCAGCAGATTGAGGACCTCAAAAGACAACTGGAGGAGGAGACAAAG GCAAAGAATGCACTAGCCCATGCAGTGCAATCTGCTCGACATGATGGTGACCTGCTCCGAGAGCAGtatgaggaggagcaggaggccaAGGCTGAGCTGCAGCGTGGCATGTCCAAGGCTAACTCTGAGGTGGCTCAGTGGAGAACTAAGTACGAGACTGATGCCATTCAGAGGACTGAGGAGCTGGAGGAAGCCAA GAAGAAACTGGCTCAGCGTCTGCAGGATGCTGAAGAAGCTGTGGAGGCAGTGAACGCCAAGTGTTCCTCCCTGGAGAAGACCAAACACAGACTGCAGAATGAGATTGAAGATCTCATGGTGGATGTGGAACGGTctaatgctgctgctgctgctctggacaagaaacaaagaaacttTGACAAA GTTCTGTCTGAGTGGAAGCAGAAGTATGAGGAGTCTCAGTGTGAGCTAGAGAGCTCCCAGAAAGAGGCCAGGTCTCTGAGCACTGAACTCTTCAAGCTGAAGAACTCCTATGAGGAATCTTTGGATCAGCTCGAGACAATGAAGAGGGAGAACAAGAACCTCCAAG AGGAGATTTCCGACCTTACTGAGCAACTTGGTGAAGGAGGAAAGAGCATCCACGAGCTGGAGAAAATAAGGAAACAGCTGGAACAGGAGAAAAGTGAGATCCAATCTGCTCTGGAGGAAGCTGAG GCTTCTCTGGAGCATGAGGAGGGTAAGATTCTGAGAGCCCAGCTAGAGTTTAATCAGGTAAAGGCTGATATTGAGCGCAAGCTGACTGAGAAGGACGAGGAGATGGAGCAGTCCAAGAGGAATCTGCAGAGGGCCATTGATACCCTGCAGAGCTCTCTTGAGGCAGAGTGCCGGAGCAGGACTGAGGCCCTCAGGCTGaaaaagaagatggagggagacctCAATGAGATGGAAATCCAGCTCAGCCAATCCAACAGGCAGGCATCAGAGGCCCAGAAACAGCTTAAGAGTGTTCATGCTCATCTAAAG GATGCCCAACTCCAGTTAGATGACTCTCTTCGTTCCAATGATGATCTGAAGGAAAACATTGCCATTGTAGAGAGACGCAACAATCTGATGCAGGCAGAGCTGGAGGAGCTTAGAAGCTGTCTTGAACAGACTGAGAGAGGCCGCAAGCTAGCTGAGCAAGAGCTGCTGGACATCAGTGAGAGGGTGCAGCTGCTGCACTCACAG AACACCAGCCTGCTGAACCAAAAGAAGAAGCTGGAGGCCGACACAAACCAGCTTCAGACTGAGGTGGAGGAGGCAGTCCAGGAGTGCAGAAATGCTGAAGAAAAGGCCAAGAAGGCCATTACTGATGCTGCCATGATGGCAGAGGAGTTGAAGAAGGAGCAGGACACCAGTTCTCACCTGGAGCGAATGAAGAAGAACATGGAGCAGACCATCAAGGACCTGCAGCACCGCCTGGATGAGGCTGAACAAATTGCCATGAAGGGGGGCAAGAAGCAGGTTCAGAAGCTGGAGAACAGG GTGAGGGAGCTGGAGAATGAGGTCGAGGGTGAGCAGAAGAAGGGTGCTGATGCAATCAAAGGAATTCGTAAATATGAGAGGCGTATCAAGGAACTCACCTACCAG ACTGATGAGGACCGCAAGAATATGACCCGCCTCCAAGACCTTGTGGATAAGCTGCAACTGAAAGTGAAAGCCTACAAGAGATCTGCCGAGGAAGCT GAGGAGCAGGCCAACAACCATCTGGGCAAGTTCCGCAAAATACAGCATGAGCTGGACGAGGCTGAGGAAAGGGCCGACATCGCTGAGTCTCAGGTCAACAAGCTGCGTGCCAAGAGCCGTGATGTTGGTTCCAAG